The Triplophysa rosa linkage group LG3, Trosa_1v2, whole genome shotgun sequence genome has a segment encoding these proteins:
- the wnk1a gene encoding serine/threonine-protein kinase WNK1 yields MSENIDDKMVKFLSPPSKNVNGFSSDSLVGEHPGVEVRRRKTMEREILKAEHRFFRRSVINDSNATALELPSKNCILATPADCPAPVSEPHALETKVAPPAALPKEIAASVKKNVDGQGDGVSVEVAITSQSVVIDSSKQARQLLSAEPPCLAASLISGDGTDGKRQGEKEEDKEDKEKARAEAELREAEKKEQEDIEEVETKAVGTSPDGRFLKFDIEIGRGSFKTVYKGLDTETTVEVAWCELQDRKLSKSERQRFKEEAGMLKGLQHPNIVRFYDSWESSLKGRKCIVLVTELMTSGTLKTYLKRFKEMKIKVLRSWCRQILKGLHFLHTRSPPIIHRDLKCDNIFITGPTGSVKIGDLGLATLKRTSFAKSVIGTPEFMAPEMYEEKYDESVDVYAFGMCMLEMATSEYPYSECQNAAQIYRRVTSGVKPGSFDKVAIPEVKEIIEGCIRQIKDERYCIKDLLSHAFFQEETGVRVELAEEDDGELVAIKLLLRIEDVKKLKGKYKENEAIEFSFDLNKDYPDDVAQEMVDSSYICEADHKTIAKAIKDRVSLISRKRSQRKHVREEQEKRKMEQEKGTHAQNDTPQPGAHTTTNTPGPAVAPVVPETEEAEADQHQQIQQPGASVSTVGFVDLQGPASFPESHSGQPGTSFSSVQPDLQPQLPTQHTMTHPQSASQPPVQAPLQQANSTLTPGPIPQNGTAAPPQPSSLPPGVQPVTPLQYQQTPQDGSTSGCQTLQGPQVLQASLSASQPQPTEQSQPQILVPASTESGHSDAASGLSDGNEGRHEGRSMKRPQRRSVRSRSRHEKTSKAKLNVLEISNKGDRVAECQLETHNRKMVTFKFDLDGDNPVEIAEIMVKSDFILESERESFIERVQEVIQMADQKAPKNSQHQVISNLRPQMPEMSTSSVPGVPPSVAAQVVHSAGRRFIVSPVPEARLRDPFFGPPSANTSFEDSVPGPDSTSASSVQQDQTTLAPSSTQIPSIPVTTGGHPPETCIPPASQSSYQSPVPAAPAVNAQGSTSPPTTTQQTRTGRTSPSPAPPEVPTQRRLSLPTPSAPTVGQQVESGNLMVPSGGDQTLTGIQQVQVGPSSVPVVQSAEGEGDSQGKPPGIEDIHALDQKLRSLFKDTSQNSNQADGEMSSPPNTVSTNASGLASSGHGPPSSLSLSSSGNFAPGAFASMGQAGTPTNLVQTSFAEPSPQRQQTSAGVVQPDGITINDEKQPVSYGIKLGRFQVSVASDQDSGSAPDPAVVGFSSSITPTSTSSSSSSSPSVSSPENTVHKSQTLPRYGPESIPGTTTVGRFQVTSSTDIKVGRFSVKAAEEKASSVGSAEGLDTTKELKKTPSSTSITNHYLSSDNDSEPEDEGLKREMNMLRERHMVEIQALQNKQKKEIEELFKGLGKTPPSMVVPPTIAMAGGRRRPTKGKGNKLSRGSGSQASSAQQGGKQVIHSGQSSVNQSATVRKTSETVPGSNVHSEGNTSLDKTENGHSHEQDQAPATNLPRTGTFTDDLHQLVDNWARDAKNKMPQVKKGSKKNAQAHHMLPRKYSAPGQLCSMGGHMPATINPANGRKGSLCLNNPQYGFPCPTYNTQQWAQVGPLAPTAPPVGLQQGFLVPSGANKSGNSCGSTNLRTTQAS; encoded by the exons ATGTCAGAAAATATCGACGACAAGATGGTCAAGTTTCTATCCCCCCCTTCAAAGAACGTCAACGGCTTCAGCTCGGACTCGCTGGTGGGTGAGCATCCAGGTGTGGAGGTCCGACGTCGGAAAACCATGGAGCGTGAAATTCTGAAAGCAGAGCATCGTTTTTTTCGTCGTAGTGTCATCAACGACTCCAATGCCACAGCGCTGGAGCTACCCAGCAAGAACTGTATCCTAGCCACACCAGCGGACTGCCCTGCTCCTGTATCTGAACCCCATGCCCTGGAAACCAAAGTCGCACCACCAGCTGCACTCCCTAAGGAGATAGCTGCATCGGTAAAGAAGAATGTTGACGGACAAGGAGATGGTGTCAGTGTGGAGGTAGCTATAACGTCACAGTCAGTGGTCATTGATTCCAGCAAACAGGCTAGGCAGCTTCTTTCTGCAGAACCACCGTGTTTGGCTGCTTCACTGATATCTGGAGATGGCACTGATGGAAAACGTCAGGGTGAGAAAGAGGAGGATAAAGAAGATAAGGAGAAGGCAAGAGCAGAGGCTGAGTTGCGAGAAGCAGAGAAGAAGGAGCAGGAGGACATCGAGGAAGTGGAGACAAAGGCGGTCGGGACGTCTCCAGATGGGCGCTTTTTAAAATTTGACATTGAAATTGGACGTGGTTCCTTCAAGACTGTCTACAAGGGTCTGGATACTGAAACCACTGTGGAGGTGGCATGGTGTGAGTTGCAG GATCGCAAGTTGTCCAAGTCAGAGCGGCAGCGTTTTAAAGAGGAAGCTGGAATGCTGAAAGGCCTTCAACATCCAAACATAGTCCGCTTCTATGACTCCTGGGAGTCATCCTTGAAAGGGAGGAAGTGTATTGTCTTGGTGACTGAACTCATGACATCTGGCACGCTCAAGAC GTATCTTAAACGGTTTAAGGAGATGAAGATCAAAGTCCTGCGCAGCTGGTGCAGACAGATCCTGAAGGGGCTTCATTTTCTACACACCAGGTCGCCTCCCATCATCCACCGGGACCTTAAGTGTGACAACATCTTCATCACCGGCCCTACCGGATCAGTCAAGATCGGAGATCTGGGTCTGGCCACCCTCAAGAGGACGTCCTTTGCCAAAAGTGTCATAG GTACCCCTGAGTTCATGGCGCCTGAGATGTATGAGGAGAAGTATGACGAGTCAGTGGATGTATATGCCTTTGGGATGTGTATGCTGGAGATGGCTACTTCTGAGTACCCGTACTCCGAGTGTCAAAATGCGGCTCAGATCTATCGCAGAGTCACCAGC GGGGTGAAGCCTGGTAGCTTCGACAAGGTGGCTATTCCTGAGGTGAAGGAGATCATCGAGGGTTGTATACGTCAGATTAAAGATGAGAG GTATTGCATCAAGGACCTTCTAAGCCACGCCTTTTTCCAGGAGGAGACTGGAGTTCGTGTGGAGCTGGCTGAGGAAGATGATGGAGAGCTGGTGGCTATAAAGTTATTGCTCCGTATCGAGGATGTAAAGAAACTGAAAGGGAAATACAAGGAGAACGAAGCCATTGAGTTTTCCTTTGACTTGAATAAAGATTACCCAGACGATGTTGCACAAGAAATG GTTGATTCGAGCTACATTTGCGAGGCTGACCACAAGACCATCGCAAAGGCCATAAAGGACAGAGTGTCCCTGATATCCCGTAAGAGATCGCAGAGAAAACATGTAAGAGAGGAACAGGAAAAAAGGAAGATGGAGCAGGAGAAGGGGACCCATGCTCAGAATGATACTCCACAGCCTGGGGCACACACCACTACTAATACCCCTGGACCTGCTGTGGCTCCAGTCGTTCCTGAGACAGAAGAAGCTGAAGCTGACCAGCACCAGCAGATACAGCAGCCGGGAGCCTCAGTTTCTA CTGTGGGTTTTGTGGACCTCCAAGGGCCCGCGAGTTTTCCAGAGTCTCATTCTGGTCAGCCAGGCACGTCTTTCAGTTCTGTGCAGCCTGACCTGCAGCCACAGCTGCCCACACAGCACACCATGACTCATCCACAAAGCGCT TCACAGCCCCCAGTACAGGCCCCTTTACAGCAGGCTAACAGTACTTTGACCCCGGGCCCTATCCCTCAGAATGGAACTGCAGCCCCACCACAG CCATCCTCTCTGCCCCCTGGTGTTCAGCCCGTCACCCCCCTGCAGTACCAGCAGACACCTCAGGATGGCAGCACCTCGGGATGCCAGACACTGCAGGGTCCTCAAGTCTTACAG GCGTCTTTAAGCGCGTCCCAACCGCAGCCCACAGAGCAGTCGCAACCTCAAATTCTTGTCCCAGCCTCCACAGAGAG CGGTCACTCTGATGCTGCATCTGGCCTGAGTGATGGAAATGAAGGCAGGCACGAGGGGCGCTCGATGAAACGACCACAGCGCCGTTCCGTGCGCAGCCGCTCGCGTCACGAAAAGACGTCCAAAGCCAAACTCAATGTGCTGGAA ATTTCTAACAAAGGTGACCGAGTCGCTGAATGTCAGCTAGAAACCCACAACAGGAAGATGGTGACATTCAAGTTTGATTTGGATGGAGATAATCCTGTAGAAATAGCTGAAATTATG GTCAAAAGTGATTTTATCCTGGAGAGTGAGCGGGAGTCCTTCATTGAGCGGGTTCAAGAGGTCATTCAGATGGCAGATCAGAAAGCTCCAAAAAACAGCCAACATCAG GTGATCAGTAATTTGCGTCCGCAAATGCCTGAAATGTCAACGTCCAGTGTTCCTG GTGTTCCACCTAGCGTGGCTGCTCAAGTTGTTCACTCAGCAGGCCGGCGCTTTATAGTAAGCCCAGTGCCTGAAGCACGCCTTCGGGATCCATTCTTTGGGCCACCTTCAGCCAACACATCATTTGAAGATTCAGTACCAG GGCCTGACTCCACTTCAGCCAGCAGTGTTCAGCAGGATCAAACCACTTTGGCCCCTAGTTCTACACAAATTCCCTCGATACCAGTCACAACTGGAGGTCATCCTCCGGAGACCTGTATCCCTCCTGCTTCTCAGTCATCATACCAGAGCCCTGTTCCAGCTGCACCAGCTGTCAACGCTCAAGGTTCCACATCTCCACCCACAACTACTCAACAAACCAGAACAGGAAGGACTTCGCCTTCCCCAGCACCACCTGAGGTACCAACACAGCGTCGACTGTCACTTCCTACCCCTTCTGCACCGACTGTGGGTCAGCAGGTTGAGAGTGGTAACTTAATGGTCCCATCTGGTGGAGATCAAACGTTAACAGGCATCCAGCAGGTTCAAGTCGGCCCGTCTTCTGTCCCCGTGGTGCAGTCAGCAGAGGGTGAAGGTGATTCCCAAGGAAAGCCACCTGGAATCGAGGACATTCACGCTTTGGATCAAAAGCTGCGGTCGCTTTTCAAAGACACCTCCCAGAATTCCAATCAAGCTGATGGAGAGATGTCCTCACCACCCAACACTGTCAGTACTAATGCTTCAGGCTTGGCCTCCAGTGGACATGGACCACCTTCCAGTTTATCTCTCAGTTCCAGTGGGAACTTTGCACCTGGTGCTTTTGCCTCGATGGGACAGGCGGGAACACCTACAAACCTTGTTCAGACATCATTTGCAGAGCCTTCCCCACAAAGACAACAG ACCTCGGCGGGTGTAGTTCAACCAGACGGAATAACCATCAATGATGAAAAGCAGCCAGTATCATACGGGATCAAACTTGGACGATTTCAG GTGTCTGTGGCCAGCGATCAGGACTCAGGCAGTGCTCCGGATCCAGCAGTCGTAGGCTTCTCTTCCTCCATCACTCCCACTTCAACATCATCCTCCTCATCTTCATCACCATCGGTTTCTAGCCCTGAAAACACTGTTCATAAATCTCAGACCCTGCCCAGGTATGGCCCTGAATCCATCCCAGGTACCACTACAGTTGGTCGCTTTCAGGTGACATCCAGCACTGACATCAAAGTGGGACGCTTCTCAGTGAAGGCAGCAGAGGAGAAGGCTTCCTCTGTGGGCTCTGCTGAGGGACTGGACACCACTAAAGAGCTGAAGAAGACGCCATCCAGCACATCCATCACCAATCACTACCTCAGCAGCGACAACGACTCGGAACCAGAGGATGAGGGCTTAAAACGAGAGATGAACATGCTCAGGGAAAG ACATATGGTTGAGATCCAGGCATTGCAGAATAAGCAGAAAAAGGAGATTGAAGAACTGTTTAAAGGTCTGGGCAAAACTCCACCCTCTATGGTGGTTCCTCCTACCATAGCCATGGCAGGAGGCAGGCGCAGACCTACTAAGGGCAAGGGGAATAAGTTGAGTCGTGGCAGTGGTTCTCAGGCCAGTTCTGCTCAACAAG gGGGCAAACAAGTCATACATAGTGGTCAAAGTTCAGTCAACCAGTCAGCCACTGTAAGAAAAACTTCAGAAACCGTTCCAGGCTCAAATGTTCACAGTGAAG GCAACACAAGCCTAGACAAAACTGAGAATGGACACAGCCATGAGCAAGATCAAGCACCTGCTACTAATCTGCCACGCACGGGCACATTTACAGATGACCTCCATCAGCTCGTCGATAACTGGGCCAGAGATGCCAAGAACAAGATGCCACAGGTGAAGAAAGGCTCCAAAAAGAATGCACAAGCCCATCAT ATGTTGCCGCGTAAATACTCTGCACCAGGTCAGCTGTGCTCTATGGGCGGCCACATGCCTGCCACCATCAACCCTGCGAATGGGCGGAAGGGTTCCTTGTGTCTGAACAATCCCCAGTACGGCTTCCCCTGCCCCACCTACAACACGCAGCAGTGGGCTCAGGTGGGTCCGCTGGCACCCACAGCACCCCCTGTAGGGTTACAGCAGGGCTTCCTCGTACCCTCAGGAGCCAACAAATCTGGAAACAGCTGTGGGTCAACCAACCTACGGACCACACAGGCCAGCTGA